In the Paenibacillus sp. FSL R7-0337 genome, AGCTCCGAGCCTGCGAATTCCGGCTCCCAGAACCGCCGGGTCGAGCAGTGGAAGATATCCACGCCCGCATTGCTGAGCGGAGCCAGGAAGCGGGCCAGGTCCTCAGGAGTCTCAGCCAGCTTGGCGTCATAGGCTCCGGCTTTCCACTGCGAGAAACGTAGGATGATCGGGAAATCCGGTCCTACCGCGCGGCGGCAGGCATCGACTACTTCCACCGCAAAGGTGGTGCGCGCTTCCAGATCGCCGCCGTATTCATCGGTCCGGCGGTTGGTCTTCTCCCAGAAGAACTGGTCGATCAGATAGCCGTGGGCACCGTGCAGCTCAATTCCGTCGAAGCCGATGGCCTTGGCAGCCTTCGCCGCCTTGGCAAAGGCACTGACGATGGCCTGAATCTCGCTCTTCGTCATCGGCTCCGTGACCTGCTCTCCGGCCAGACTCAGCCCGGATGGGCCAATCGGCAGCGCCGAAGTGTTAGGCCCTTCACCGATGCTGCGGGCCATGCCGACATGCCAGAGCTGTGGCATGATCTTGCCCCCTGCGGCATGCACCTCGCGCACGACCTGCGCCCAGCCCTCCAGGGAGGCTTCGCCATGGAAGTTCGGGATATCCTGATGGCTGACCGCCGCCGGATGATCAATGGCTGTGCCTTCCGTTATGATCAGGCCTACCCCGCCTTCCGCGCGGCGGCGGTAATACGCTGCCACCTCAGGACCGGGTACGCCTCCAGGGGAATGCACCCGGGTCATCGGTGCCATCACCACACGGTTGCGGAGGGACAGGCCTCCATATTCAAAAGGTTCAAACAATGCAGCAACATTCATAATCCACTAGCCTCCAATTCATACGATGATTACTTTAAGTAAGCATAGTATGACGGTTTCCGGCGGCAAATGCAAATTACTGCCAGTCTAAGAGCGGCCGATAATGTCTTATAAGTCCAGCACGCCGGCTTTCGGAGTCACCCGGAAGGCTGCAGCCAGATCAGCCAGCTGCTGATCGGTAATCTTCTGCTTAATTTCTCGTCCGCCGATCAGATTATAGACGATGGCGGCCTTCTCAATGGTCTCTACTAATCCGAACGTCGCATCCATAGTCTGGCCGGTCACGAAGATGCCATGCTGCGGCCAGATGACCACGCGGTAATCCTTCATTTTATCCGCGGTGGCCCGCCCGATCTCACTACTGCCCGGAACCATCCAGGGAATGACGCTGACGCCATCCGGGAAGACCACCAGACATTCCGTGCACATCTCCCACAGAGTCTTGGTGAATTTCAGCTCATTCAAATCATGGGTGAACGTCATGGCAATCACGTTCGTTGCATGAGTATGCAGCACAATCCGGTGCGCGGGATCTACCTTCAGCCGCTCGATGTGGCTCATGAAGTGGGAAGCAAGCTCACTGGTCGGAACAGCGCCGCTGCGCAGTCCCCACAATACCTCCACACTCTCGCCGCTGCTGCTGACACGCAGTACACCAAGGTTGGCTTCCGGGTCCTTGATCACATTACGGAAATACTTGCCTGATCCGGTAACGATGAAGTATTTGCCCGCCAGCTCCGCGACAGGGAAGGTAAGGCTGATCGTACGCAGCGGCTCGCGGATATTGATATATTTGGCTACCTCTTCTTCATCCAGGAGGTAACTTACATTGCCCCCGTTCAGCTCATCCCAGCCCAGCGACCACATGTGATGGGTAATTTCGGACATTTCCTCGATAAAAGGCGCAGTGACGCCGGATATATACCCCTTGGATTCAATTACGGATGTACTCATATGCTCTCTCCTTCTATATGCCCCTTCAGCGTGCGGGTACTTGTTATTTTGTGTTTTCAGCAGCTTGATCTTATCTTAGAGCCAATACTTCCTGCTCATAGCTCTTCACTTCAGCCAGCCACCCCTCGCGGACCGGGGTTCCCTGCGAAGCGCAGTAGTAATCCCAGACGGCACCGAACGGATAGGACTTGAATTCTTCCACCAAGGCCAGCCGCGAGGTGTAATCTCCAGCCCGTTCAATGGCCCGAAGCTCCTCTACCGGCTCCAGCATGGCGCGCAGCAGGGCCTTGATCGTATTGCGCGTGCCGATTACCCAAGCCGCCAGATGATTGATACTGCCGTCGAAGAAGTCGAGGCCGATATGCGTGCGCGGCAGCAGATCCCCGCGAACCAGCTCGCGGGCAATCTCCAGCAGCTCATCGTCCATCGTGACTACATGATCACTGTCCCAGCGGACCGGTCTGCTGACATGCAGCAGCAGCTGCTCGCTGAACATCAGGATGGAGCTGAGCTTGTTCGAGATCACTTCCGTCGGATGGAAATGTCCGGCATCCAGGCAGATGGCCTTGCCGCGTGTCAGGCCGTAGCCCATGTAGAACTCATGCGATCCGACCACGTAGCTCTCCGAGCCGATACCGAACAGCTTGCTCTCCACGGCATCGATCGTGTACTGCGGATCCATCTCCTCGCTGAAGATTTCATCCAGCGATTCCTTCAGGCGCATGCGCGGTGCCAGCCGGTCCACCGGAGTATCCTTGTAGCCATCCGGCACCCAGAAATTCGTGACACACGGCTGGCCCAGCTCGCGGCCGAAGTGCTCGGCAATGCTGCGGGAGGCCTTGCAATGCTTAATCCAGAAGCTGCGGATCTCTTCGTCCGCATGGCTGAGGGTGAAGCCGTCCGCCGCCTTGGGATGCGAGAAGCAGGTCGGATTGAAATCAAGACCTAATCCCTGCTCCTTGGCCCATTCTACCCAGTTCGTGAAATGGCGCGGCGCCAGCTCATCCAGATCCACCTGTTCCTTCGTATCGGCATAGATCGCATGCAGATTGACCTTATGCTTGCCGGGAATCAGCGAGAGGGCCTTCTCCAGATCCTGACGCAGCTCCTCCGGTGTACCGGCCCGGCCGGGGTAGCTGCCAGTCACGGCAATGCCGCCGCTCAGCTCTTTATCCTTGAACAAGAAGCCCCGTACATCGTCGCCCTGCCAGCAGTGCAGAGATACTTTGATCTGCGCCAGCTTCTCCAGTACCTCATCCGTATGAATCCCATGGGCTGCATATAATTTTTTGGCTTCGTTGTAGCTGTTAATGATGCTCTGATCCATGCTGTTGCCTCCTAATTACGTATTGTGAACATTCGCTCCCGGTTGAAGCTGCTCCCAGCGGATCAGCAGCTCCGCCAGCTGAGGAACCGGCTGCGGCAGATAAGACTGAATCGAGAAGGACTGGCCGATAATCTGACGGGCGTCATGGATGTCTGCCATGCGGCCCGCCTCAATCATCTGCACAGCCAGATTACCCAAAGCTGTGGACTCGGTCGGTCCGGCCAGTACTTCTCTGCCGGTCACATCTGCCGTCAGCTGGCACAGCAGCCTATTGTTAGCGCCGCCGCCGACAATCTGCAACACATAGGTGCGCTCCCCGGTGAGGTCTTCCAGCTCAGCCAGATAGCTGCGGTAGGATAGCGCCAGACTGTCGAAGATACAGCGGGCCAGCTCACCGGGAGTCTGCGGCACAGGCTGACCGCTCTCCAGGCAGGCCTGGCGGATCTCCTGAATCATATCGCCGGGCTTAAGAAACCGCGGATGATTGCAGGGAATCAGGCTGCGAAAGGCTGCGCAATCAGCGGCCTGCTCTGCCAGTTCCGCGAAGCTATACCTTTCGCCGTCCAGTCTGCGAACTTCCTGGATCAGCCAGAGGCCCATAATATTCTTCAGGAACCGGTAAGTCCCGTAAGCGCCCCATTCGTTGGTATAATTGGCTGCCATCGCTCTGCTGTCATTGAGCGGGTGATCCAGCTCTACTCCTAGCAGAGACCAGGTCCCGCTGCTAAGATAGGCTGACGAACGGTCCTTCTGAGCAGGCACACCGAGTACCGCAGATGCTGTGTCATGTGTGGCCACGCAGATCAGGCGGCATTCCGGCAGATCATACTGTTCCACCAGCTCCGCTGAGAGGAAGCCAAGCTCTTCCCCAGGCTCGGTCAACGGAGCAAATTGTTCACGCCGCAGACCCAGGAATTCCAGCAGCTCCGCATCGAAATCACGGGTCGCAAGATTCAATAGCTGCGTCGTTGAGGCATTGGTAGCCTCGTTCATCTTCCGTCCGCCGAGCCGGTAATAGAGATAATCCGGCACTAGCAGAATCTGATCGGCTGCCTTCAGCTCTTCCTGGTCATGCGCATATAGCTGATAGAGTGTATTGAAGGGAAGCTGCTGTATTCCGGTCTTGGCGTATACCTTATGCGGCGGAAGCTGCTTCGCGACCTCCTCCATCACCCCGTCCGTCCGGCGGTCACGGTAGGCATAGACCTCGTTCATCCGCTTGCCTTCGGCATCCAGCAGCACATAATCTACCGCCCAGGTGTCAATGCCGAGGGTGCATTCGTGAATGCCTCTTAGCTTCGCCTGGTGCAGACCTTTAATAATTTCATCCAATAAATAATCCATATCCCAGAAGCAGGAGCCGTCCTGCTCCGTGAAGCCATTGCTGAAACGGTGAAGCTCCGCAAGCTGGAGTCTCCCGTCCACGAGCTGTCCAAGTACAAGCCGTCCGCTGGAGGCGCCGATATCGACGGCGATATGATAGGTCATAGGGAATCTCCTATTCTATGAAAGGTGATTTACAGAATTTTGCGGAATAACGCGATTACTTCATCTTTGGTAGGAATAAAAGGGTTACCAGGTGCGCAGGCATCCTTCATTGCATTCTCAGCAAGCAGATCGAGATCTACTTCAGCAACACCCAGCTCGGACAGCTTGGCAGGAATGCCAACCTCCTTAGACAGGGCCTTGATCGACTCGATGACGTAATCCGCACATTCCTTGTCGCTTCGCCCTTCGGTCTGCATACCGGCAGCTCTGGCGATCGCTCTGAATTTCTCCGGCACATGCTTGGCATTCTCTTCTTCCACGTATGGAAGCAGCATCGCATTGCACACGCCGTGCGGCAGATCATAGACCCCGCCGAGCTGATGGGCCATGGCATGCACGTAGCCTAAGCCTGCGTTATTGAAGGCGAGGCCGCCGAGGAAGATGGCATAGACCATCTGCTCACGCGCTTCAATATCGTGTCCATTCGTCACCGTCCGCGCCAGATTGGCGAAGATCAGCTCCACCGCAGCCAGAGCGGTAGCATCGGTTACCGGATATGCGCCTGGAGTGACCAGCGCTTCAATTGCATGCGTCAGGGCATCCATGCCCGTAGCCGCCGTAAGTGCAGCGGGCTTATCAACCATCAGCTCCGGATCATTCACCGAGATGGTGGCGATACTGTTCTTGTCTACCATGACCATCTTGATCTTGCGCTCTTCATCCGTAATCACGTAATTGATCGTCACTTCACTTGAAGTCCCGGCCGTCGTGTTCACCGCGACAATCGGCAGAGATTTGTTCTTTGATTTGTGAACGCCTTCATACTCTGCAATATGCCCGCCGTTAGTGGCAACAATGCCGATGGCCTTGGCCGTATCCTGCGGCGAGCCGCCGCCGATAGAGATCAGATAGTCACATTCGTGCTGCTTCAGAAATTCCACGCCGTCATGAACATTTTTGCAGGTAGGATTCGGCTTCACTTCATCATATACCACATACTGAATTCCCGCTTCATCCAGTACAGCCAGCAGCCTTCCGGCGATTCCGCTCTTCATCAGGAATTTGTCTGTGACCACAAGCGCCTTCTGCAGATTCAGCTCTTGAATGTACGGGGCGATGTCCTTCAGACAGCCCTTTCCCATAATGTTAATTGACGGCACATAATAGACATGAGTACTCATTGCTTAACCAGCCTCCCGGGCACATAAATAGTTAATGAACACTGTAAGCATACATTCAACCTGTTGACCTTTTCATCGTATCGCCGTTAATCTGTGTTGTCAACACTTTAAACACTATTTAAGTTGTTTTTATTTGTTTATTGTTTGTTTTATGGAGAATAAACGATTATTATTGTGGGTTTCAGAGCAAATAAGGTTCATTATGTTGTACAACACAGAAATTACAGTCTATATTAAGACTATCAACTCTGGAAAGGTGATACGTATGCTCGCTGCCGAAAGACGCAAAAAAATAATCGACCTTGTCCATCAGGACAAACGGGTGCTGGTGTCCGATCTCAGCCGGATGTTCGAGGTGACAGAGGAGACGATCCGCAGAGACCTGGAGAAGCTGGAGAAGGATGGCATTGTAAGCCGGACCTACGGCGGAGCCATGCTGAACAGGCATACCAATGAGGACCTGCCTTTTCTGACCCGGGGAGCACTCAATACGGATATCAAACGCAGAATAGCGATCCAGGCGCTGGATCTGATTAATGACGGGGATACGCTAATGGTGGACCCCAGCTCGACCTCGTTTGAATTCCTGAAGCTGCTGGGTAATAAAAGTAATCTGACGATTATCACCAATTCGATCAACATTCTTCATGAGTTCGCGAGCTCAAGCCACAGCATTATTTCTACAGGCGGCTCACTCCGCCACCGTTCCCTGTCGCTTGTCGGCCCTGTAGCCCATGAGACCATCCAGCGCTACAATGTGGACACTGCCATAATCAGCTGCAAGGCTCTGGATATGGACCGCGGGGTCACCGACTCCAATGAACCGGAATGTGAGCTGAAGAAATATATGCTGCGCCAGGCACACAAGGTTGTGCTGCTCGCAGACCATACCAAGTTCGACCAGACAGCCTTCGCCAGGCTCGCAGAGCTAAGCCGGATCGATGTGCTGATTACCGACCGCAAGCCTTCAGAAGCGTGGCTGAAGCTGTTGTCAGAGAAGAATGTGGAAGTGCTGTACTAAGTTCATGAGAGATCTATCATAGGAGATTCATCTTAGAGAGGAGAGTTAATCAAATGGGCAAAAAGAGAATAACCTTACCCGCGGACTTCCGCGAGCTGGTTAAATCAGGGGATATCGATCAACTTAAGGCTGTTTTTGAGAAATGTGACTGGAATGCAACCTTGGGATCCTACAAAGAACCGGCGCTCAGCATCCGGCAAATTCCGGATGAGCTGGTCGGCTGGCTGGTGGAGCAGGGTGCTGACATCAACGCCAGGGATAAATATCAGCGCACTCCGCTACATTCGCAGGCCGGAAACTGGTCGGGTAATATCCCGCTGTTCCTTGAGCTTGGTGCTGAGCTGGAAGCTCTGGATTATCAGGACGAGACCCCGCTGCACGCCGCTGCCAACTACTACCGGACTGGGGCGATCCGTGATCTTATCGCTCACGGTGCCAACATCCATGCTGTGAGCAAGCGCGGGAATACCCCGCTGGCGAAGGCCTTGATCAATTGCCGGAATGCTGATATCACCGCCATGGCTGAGATCGCCCAGGTGATGCTGGAGGCGGGGGCAACTCTTACTCCAGAGATGAAAGAGTCGGTACAATCAATCGGCAAAGCATTTGAATTCAGCAAAGCTAATTTCAATAAAGACTACCTGGATGAAACTGTAACGGCCCTGGACAAGCTCTACAAGCTGTTCGGTGTGGAGCCTGTAGCCGCGAGAGTGATGCATGACGGTGTTTCTAAGATCGAGGTTAAGAGCACAAGGTGGCAGGATCAGCATCAAGAGCTATGGGAGGCGCTCATCCCCGGCTCAGGACCCGCACTTACCGTACAAGGGGAGGTCATTCGCATCACTGGGCGGATCTCTTATGAAATCATGAATAACGGCGGAGGCAACTGGGGTGCGGATTTCCGTAAAATGCTCAGTGCGCTGCTTCTGCACTTCGCCTCAGGCATACCACTGGACCCTGCGCAACTGAAGGAAGCTGCGGAATTAGCCGGTTACCTGCGCCAAGGCAACGGCAACGATGAACCGGCCAGATTATGCGAATTGGCCGTGAATTGGGTGCTAGCCAATCCACAGCCTGTTTCCTTACCGCAACCAGATTACAAACGCTAAACGCTGAGACATTCCAGTGCTTGTCCTGATCCTTATGAAGAAGCGGCTCCCTTGGAGAGCATAATATTCAGAATGGCCTGGTCTGTGGCGGCAAGCCCCTCCTGGACCAGGGTCTCCATATTCTTGATCGTATCCTCCACCTTCTCGAAGATGACACCGTCATTCAGACTCGCGGAGATATTGTTCATGGCTAGTGTGGCAGACTGAATAGCCGCGTTGGTAGCCGTGGAGATTTTGAGTGCGCAGGTTGGCTTGGCACCGTCGCAGATCATGCCTGAAGTTGAGGCAATCGTATTCTGGATGGAGTGCTTGATCTGCGCCAGTGTCCCGCCCATCAGATAGACAATACCGCTGCCCGCCCCTACTCCGCCGGCAATGCCTGAGCCGCAGAGCGGGGACAGCCGGCCAATGTAATGCTTCACATGAATGGTAATCAGATTGCTGAGCGCCATCGCTCTGGCCAGAGTCTCCTCATCCTTGCCGAGGAGCTCGGCCAGGGCAATGACCGGCATAGTGCAGGCAATCCCCTGATTGCCGCTGCCTGCCGTAGTCATTACCGGCATGGCACTGCCGTCCATGCGTGCATCGGATGCCGCTGCCGTTGCGGCGATAATCCGGTTCGCCACATCCGCGCCGAACAGATTGAGGGCGGATTGCTGGCTCATTTTCCGGCCCACCTGGAGGCCATATTCCCCGCGCAGCCCTTCCTCCGAGATCGCCTTATTCATAACCGCTCCCTCAAGCAGGAAACGAAGATCCTCGAATGGTGTATTCTGAACGAAGGCATAGATATCTTCGAGTGAGACCGAGTATACCTCAGGGTCCAGACTATGCGGGTCGCCGCAGTCGGCCTTGTCCATTTTCGGCTCAAGCCGCTGGCCATCCTTCGCAAGATAATGCACATTCGTGTGCTCTTTTACCAGGATTGCTGTGGCGGTATGGTTCTTGCTGTGTACTCTCGCTTCTATATATAGCTTCTCCGGCGTATCCTTCAGCTCAACCTCCAGCAGCTTACGCTCCAGCAGTCCCTCTGCACTTGCCAGCTCCGCCGGGGTCAGCCCGGACAGAATCTCAAGCTTCCGCTCCGAGCGGCGCACCACCGCACCCAAGGCCGCCGCTATCGGCAAGCCCGTCTGGCCTGTACCAGGAATCCCTACGCCCATCGCATTCTTGATGATATTGCCGCTGAGCAGCAGCTGAATCGCCGTAATCTCCTCTTCCACCAGTTCAGCGGCCAACGAGACGGCATAAGCCACTGCAATCGGTTCGGTGCAGCCTTCTGCGGGCATAATTTCTTTGTGTAGTACTTCCAGTAGGTTAATCATCTGTGCATCACCATTCCCTCTGTCTGTCGATCTATGTCTGTATCTATATCTATTTCTTTATATAGTACATCAGATAGACAGTCCGGGGAATCCCCGTTATTACCCATCACCCGCCCAGCTTCACCAGCCGCTTCAGCCCTTCCGTACAGGCCCAGCCGCCCGCTCCCGCCAGAATCGTATTATGAAATAAGCTCCAGGCCAGCGAATACGTCATACTGCCAACAATCACCTCGACCACAATAAACCGCAGGATATCCCGCTTCGTGATCAGATAGACTCTGAATTCCTGATTGTGCGTCACCGGTCACCCCTTCTGTCTATTTCAAAATATAAGGATTATATATTACGCCAGAACATATATGTTTCAAGCTACAAATTGTCCTTCCATTTCTCGCTGAAACGGTACCGCCTGAAAAGGACGGCAAAACCGTTATCATATATGTTTCTGTACTTATATGCTGTCTGCGGGTTGTCTGATTCTCTGTGCCAGGCACAAGAAAGAGCAGTACTTCTCCAATGGGCTACATTGCTGGAAAAGTACTGCTCTGGTGCCAGATTGCTTAGTTGGCGGGTTTTCGGCAGATTCAGGTGCACTAGTGCTCCTCATTTGCCCGATTGGCGGGGATTTGGCGGGGATTCGGCCGATTCAGGTGCACTAATGCTCCTCATTTGCCCGATTAGCGGGGATTCGGCCGATTCAAGGGGATGTATCCCTTTCACTTCCCGTACAGCCAACGTGCAGCCCGGCTTCCGGCCAAATCCAAAACAAAGAGGCTGCCCAAACAGCCATTGCATGGCTATGGACAGCCCCCTGATATCAACGCTTCAGTCTAGTTACTTCTGCTTACTTCGACTCCACCGCATGGCCGCCAAATTCATTACGCAAGGCGGCGACGACTTTGCCGGTGAAGGTGTCGGTCTCCAGCGACCGGTAACGCATGAGCAGAGCCATGGCAATGACCGGCGTCGCTGCTTGAAGGTCGAAGGCTGTCTCCAGCGTCCAGCGTCCCTCCCCTGAGGAATGCATGACGCCCTTGATATCCTCCAGCTTGGCATCCTTGGAGAAGGCGCGTTCGATCAGCTCCATCAGCCAGGAGCGGACGACCGAGCCGTTGTTCCAGACGCGGGCCACCTGCTCGAAGTCGAAGTCATATCCGCTTTTCTCCAGCACCTCGAAGCCCTCACCGATCGCAGCCATCATGCCGTATTCAATGCCGTTATGCACCATCTTGAGGAAATGTCCGCTCCCGGATTTGCCGGCGTACAGGTATCCGTTCTCTACCGCAGTGTCACGGAACAGCGGTTCAACGACCGTCCACGCTTCCTCATCGCCGCCAACCATGTAGCAGGCCCCACTCCGCGCACCTTCCATTCCGCCGGAGGTTCCCGCATCCAGGAAGTGAATTCCATGGGCACCCAGCTCTTCATGACGGCGGATCGACTCTTTATAATGTGAGTTACCGGCTTCAATGATGATATCTCCCTTGGATAATAGCGGCGTCAGTTCAGCAATAACCGAATCTACATAAGTATGGGGAACCATGATCCAGAGAACGCGCGGGGAATCAAGCCGTCCCGTAAGCTCCTCCAGGCTTGCTGCCCCGGACGCACCGCGTCCGGCCAATTCCTGCACCGCAGCAGGATTCACATCATACGCTACCACTTCATGGGCATGCTCCAGCAGGTTCTGGCCGAGATTGAAGCCCATTTTGCCTAGTCCAATTAAACCGACTTTCATTACGAATCCCTCCGAATTGTAGTCATATAAGCTAACTCTGTCCGCTTGCTGTTACCGCCGCCGCTTAGGCTCCAGGCCGGATGACTTCCGGTTCTATCCCTGCTGTCCGGTGAACGCGTGCAGGCTCTGTATTCTCCGGTTCATCCAGCCACCAGTGGAACTCGCCAAGGAGCTGTTCTGCCGCCGCCGGGCCGTTAGAACCGGCAGGATACAGGTGCAGCGGCAGGCTGCCTTCTGCTGTTGCTTCGATTATAGGCTGAACCCATTGCCAGGACAACTCTACTTCCTCCCAATGAGCGAAGAATGTGGCATCGCCGAGCATCGCATCATAGATCAGATTCTCATAGGCCTCCGGCACATCGGGATTACCCGGCTCATGCTTAATGCTAACCGGCTCAAGCTCCCCGTGCTGAAGCGGGTTTTTGGTATTCAGAGTCAGGGAGATGCCCTCATTCGGACCAATATCAATCACCAGCAGATTAGGGTCAAGCGGCAGCTTGTTACGGTTCTTGTTATGCACATCATTAAACGGCTCTTTGAATTCTATAACAATCCGCGTGGATTTCTCCTTCATACGCTTACCTGTACGTATATAGAACGGCACATCGTTCCACAGCGGATCTTCAATCCACAGGCGTGCAGCAATATACGTTTCATTCTGTGAAGCGGCTGCGATCCCCGGTTCAGCGGTATACGCAGGCACTTGCTGTCCGCGCATCTCCCCTGCTGCGTATTGGCCTCGCACAACATGCTGTGTTACCTCTTCAGCGAGCAGAGGGCGGACGGAACGGATGACATGCCGCTTTTTGCTGCGGACGTCCTCTGGTGTACTGCCCTTCGGAAGCTGCATCGCCATCATCATGAGCAATTGGAGCATATGGTTCTGGAACATGTCGCGCAGCGCGCCAGCCTTATCATAGTAACCCGCCCGCTCTTCCACACCCACCGTTTCACTGGCGGTAATCTGAACATTCGCGATATACCGGTTCTGCCACAAGGCCCGCAGCACAGGGTTAGAGTATTTCAGCACCTCCAGATTCTGCACCATCGGCTTGCCCAGGAAGTGGTCAATACGGAAGATTTCCTCCTCTGCAAAAGCTGCGCTCAAGCTCTCATTCAGCACCCGTGCCGACTGCAAATCCCGTCCGAAAGGCTTCTCGATAATCAGACGTTTCCAGCCCTTGGTATCCCCGAGCCCGCTGGCATTGATATTACCGGCAATCTCCCCGAAGAATTCAGGACCGACCGACAGATAGAACATCCGGTTCTGCGGAAGCCCCAGCTCTTCCTCCCGGCGCTGTACATGGCCAAGCAGCTTCACATAATCCTCAGGACGTCCGACATCCAGCACACTATATTCAAAAGCCTGCAGGAAATTCTGCAGCACCGCTGTATCCTCTACCGGACGGCGCGAAAAGGTGCGCAGCGAATCCAGCACCTGACGCTGGAACGTCTCATTAGTGAGTTCCCGTCTGCCCAGCCCTATGACTGAGAGAGGACCGGAAAGCTTGCCATCAGTAAACAGGTTGTATAGAGCGGGGAAGATTTTCCGCTTCGCCAAGTCCCCGGTTGCGCCAAAAAGTACAAATGTAGATGATTCCACTTTCATTCCTCCCGTTGTTATCATTTTATTATATAGTTACTAATTAATACTAAGGAACTTTATAACACATCATACGACTATAAACTCAATTCGTCAATCTCAATTCGACATTTACGATAATTACCCAAACATGCCAAAAAGCAGGCCTTCTATTAGAAGACCTGCTGCGTTACTCAGAACCATGAGGCTACGAGATCATTGAATGGCTTGTAGATCACCATAATCATCAGCAGCGGGCTTGGCACCTTAATTTTCAGAATAGTGCAGCCCGCAGCAGCTAGTCCGCCAATCCAGAGGGCGAAGTACACCCAGCGGTCCCGCCGCTTCTGCCTGCCCTTCAGGTTAGGGAGATCAATCACCATACAGCCCACAGCCAGGATGAGGAATACCAGTAACATCAGCATGCAGGATCACTCCTTGATTTCATCGATGAAAGAATTATCGATCGTTCCGATCCGGTTAATGGTTACAGCGGCTTTGTAATGCACAGGCAGGCTTTTGAGATATTCATCATTTTCTTTCACGCTGGACCATATTTTTGGACTCTTGCGGTATATCAACTGGCCGAACCCAAAAACATCAGCATTATACCGCTCAGTTATGTTCTTCACTGCCGCTTCCATCCGCTGTACAATCCGCTCCTGCGTCTTCAGCTCCAGCTCATGGATTTTACTCTCGGTATCTATCTTGTCCGGACCTTCAATTTCCTGCACGTTGCATAAAGCCTCCACACTCAAGTAAATATGCGGCTTGCCGTCAATAAACTTTACCTTGCGCTTGGTTGTGGTTGTCAGCGCCTCCATAACGACCAGGCTTCCATTCTTGTCCTTGAAATATCCCGTGTTCTTGGTGACATTATCAATGACATAGTTGTAGCCGACTGTGACAGCATCATCCATCCAGCCGATCAGCTTGTCCCTTCGGAAGATGGCTACGCTTTTATAATGCAGCCTCGTGTCCGGATTCGTCCGTTCCACA is a window encoding:
- a CDS encoding ankyrin repeat domain-containing protein — its product is MGKKRITLPADFRELVKSGDIDQLKAVFEKCDWNATLGSYKEPALSIRQIPDELVGWLVEQGADINARDKYQRTPLHSQAGNWSGNIPLFLELGAELEALDYQDETPLHAAANYYRTGAIRDLIAHGANIHAVSKRGNTPLAKALINCRNADITAMAEIAQVMLEAGATLTPEMKESVQSIGKAFEFSKANFNKDYLDETVTALDKLYKLFGVEPVAARVMHDGVSKIEVKSTRWQDQHQELWEALIPGSGPALTVQGEVIRITGRISYEIMNNGGGNWGADFRKMLSALLLHFASGIPLDPAQLKEAAELAGYLRQGNGNDEPARLCELAVNWVLANPQPVSLPQPDYKR
- the zwf gene encoding glucose-6-phosphate dehydrogenase; the protein is MESSTFVLFGATGDLAKRKIFPALYNLFTDGKLSGPLSVIGLGRRELTNETFQRQVLDSLRTFSRRPVEDTAVLQNFLQAFEYSVLDVGRPEDYVKLLGHVQRREEELGLPQNRMFYLSVGPEFFGEIAGNINASGLGDTKGWKRLIIEKPFGRDLQSARVLNESLSAAFAEEEIFRIDHFLGKPMVQNLEVLKYSNPVLRALWQNRYIANVQITASETVGVEERAGYYDKAGALRDMFQNHMLQLLMMMAMQLPKGSTPEDVRSKKRHVIRSVRPLLAEEVTQHVVRGQYAAGEMRGQQVPAYTAEPGIAAASQNETYIAARLWIEDPLWNDVPFYIRTGKRMKEKSTRIVIEFKEPFNDVHNKNRNKLPLDPNLLVIDIGPNEGISLTLNTKNPLQHGELEPVSIKHEPGNPDVPEAYENLIYDAMLGDATFFAHWEEVELSWQWVQPIIEATAEGSLPLHLYPAGSNGPAAAEQLLGEFHWWLDEPENTEPARVHRTAGIEPEVIRPGA
- a CDS encoding L-serine ammonia-lyase, iron-sulfur-dependent, subunit alpha; this translates as MINLLEVLHKEIMPAEGCTEPIAVAYAVSLAAELVEEEITAIQLLLSGNIIKNAMGVGIPGTGQTGLPIAAALGAVVRRSERKLEILSGLTPAELASAEGLLERKLLEVELKDTPEKLYIEARVHSKNHTATAILVKEHTNVHYLAKDGQRLEPKMDKADCGDPHSLDPEVYSVSLEDIYAFVQNTPFEDLRFLLEGAVMNKAISEEGLRGEYGLQVGRKMSQQSALNLFGADVANRIIAATAAASDARMDGSAMPVMTTAGSGNQGIACTMPVIALAELLGKDEETLARAMALSNLITIHVKHYIGRLSPLCGSGIAGGVGAGSGIVYLMGGTLAQIKHSIQNTIASTSGMICDGAKPTCALKISTATNAAIQSATLAMNNISASLNDGVIFEKVEDTIKNMETLVQEGLAATDQAILNIMLSKGAASS
- the gnd gene encoding phosphogluconate dehydrogenase (NAD(+)-dependent, decarboxylating) is translated as MKVGLIGLGKMGFNLGQNLLEHAHEVVAYDVNPAAVQELAGRGASGAASLEELTGRLDSPRVLWIMVPHTYVDSVIAELTPLLSKGDIIIEAGNSHYKESIRRHEELGAHGIHFLDAGTSGGMEGARSGACYMVGGDEEAWTVVEPLFRDTAVENGYLYAGKSGSGHFLKMVHNGIEYGMMAAIGEGFEVLEKSGYDFDFEQVARVWNNGSVVRSWLMELIERAFSKDAKLEDIKGVMHSSGEGRWTLETAFDLQAATPVIAMALLMRYRSLETDTFTGKVVAALRNEFGGHAVESK